One segment of Dolichospermum sp. DET69 DNA contains the following:
- a CDS encoding S9 family peptidase, which produces MSNSKKALTYPTVSKSDQVDNYHGTAVADPYRALEDPDTEETKAWIKAQNQVTFSYLNEIPIREKIKQRLTKLWDYEKYGTPFKEGESYFYFKNDGLQNQSVLYTLPSLEAEPRVLLDPNQLSADGTIALSGISISENGQLLAYGLSSSGSDWQEWKVRDIATGEDRQDHLQWIKFSSASWTHDHQGFFYSRYDEPNEKTKLEDVNYYQKLYYHQLGTPQSADILIYHRPDEKEWGFGGSVTEDGRYLIISIWLGTDSKNLVFYKDITNPNSQVIELINQFEADYSFIDNDDHLFYFRTDLNSPKGRVIAIDTKNPTSENWQEIIPQTLEKLESVSILNNQFVADYLQDAHSQIKIFDLKGNFIREVELPGIGSAGGFAGKRHDTETFYNFTSFTTPVSIYRYNMKTGESEIFRQPKVDFNADEYETKQVFYESKDGTKVPMFITHKKGIKLDGNNPTYLYGYGGFNISLTPSFSVSLLIWLEMGGVYAVPNLRGGGEYGEEWHQVGMKLQKQNVFDDFISAAEWLITNNYTKPAKLAIGGGSNGGLLVGACMIQRTDLFGAALPAVGVMDMLRFHKFTIGWAWVAEYGSSENAAEFATLYAYSPLHNLKPGTAYPATLITTADHDDRVVPAHSFKFAAALQAAHSGNAPVLIRIETKAGHGAGKPTAKIIEEAADKWGFLVRVLEVEEGV; this is translated from the coding sequence ATGTCTAACTCTAAAAAAGCTCTGACCTATCCCACCGTTAGCAAAAGCGATCAAGTAGATAATTATCACGGAACTGCGGTTGCAGACCCTTACCGCGCCTTAGAAGATCCGGATACGGAAGAAACAAAAGCTTGGATAAAAGCCCAAAATCAAGTTACTTTCAGCTACTTAAACGAAATTCCTATTAGAGAAAAAATTAAACAGCGTCTCACAAAGCTTTGGGATTATGAAAAATATGGAACTCCCTTTAAAGAAGGGGAAAGTTACTTTTATTTCAAAAACGATGGACTGCAAAATCAAAGTGTTCTCTACACTCTCCCAAGCTTGGAAGCCGAACCAAGAGTTTTACTTGATCCTAATCAACTTTCAGCAGATGGCACAATTGCCCTGTCAGGAATTTCCATCAGTGAAAATGGTCAACTTTTAGCTTATGGTTTATCTAGCTCTGGTTCAGATTGGCAAGAATGGAAAGTTAGAGATATTGCCACAGGTGAAGATAGACAAGATCATCTACAATGGATTAAATTTTCCAGTGCTTCTTGGACTCATGATCATCAAGGTTTTTTCTACAGTCGTTATGATGAACCCAACGAAAAAACCAAATTAGAAGATGTTAATTATTACCAAAAGCTCTATTATCATCAACTTGGTACACCCCAATCAGCAGACATCTTAATCTATCATCGTCCTGATGAAAAAGAATGGGGTTTTGGTGGAAGTGTCACCGAAGATGGTAGATATTTAATAATTTCCATCTGGCTAGGGACTGACTCCAAAAACTTAGTTTTTTACAAAGATATAACAAATCCAAATTCTCAAGTAATTGAACTAATTAACCAATTTGAAGCAGATTATAGCTTTATTGATAATGATGATCATCTTTTCTATTTTCGGACAGATTTAAATTCTCCAAAAGGCAGAGTTATTGCCATTGATACTAAAAATCCAACTTCAGAAAATTGGCAAGAAATTATTCCCCAAACTTTAGAAAAATTAGAAAGTGTTAGTATTCTGAATAATCAATTTGTAGCTGATTATTTACAAGATGCCCATAGCCAAATTAAGATATTTGATCTCAAAGGTAATTTTATTAGAGAAGTAGAATTACCCGGCATTGGTTCAGCAGGTGGATTTGCTGGTAAACGGCATGATACAGAAACATTTTATAATTTTACTAGCTTTACTACACCCGTAAGTATTTATCGCTACAACATGAAAACGGGTGAAAGTGAAATTTTCCGGCAGCCAAAAGTAGATTTTAATGCTGATGAATATGAGACAAAACAAGTTTTTTATGAAAGTAAAGATGGTACGAAAGTGCCAATGTTTATTACTCACAAAAAAGGCATTAAACTAGATGGGAATAATCCCACTTATCTCTATGGATATGGTGGTTTTAATATCTCATTAACACCAAGTTTTTCGGTTAGTCTTTTAATATGGCTAGAAATGGGGGGAGTATATGCTGTTCCTAATTTGCGTGGTGGGGGTGAATATGGAGAAGAATGGCATCAAGTAGGAATGAAACTGCAAAAACAAAACGTTTTTGACGATTTTATTAGTGCGGCTGAATGGTTAATTACTAATAATTACACTAAACCAGCAAAACTAGCTATTGGTGGGGGTAGTAATGGTGGTTTGCTAGTGGGTGCTTGTATGATACAACGGACTGATTTGTTTGGTGCAGCCTTACCAGCAGTCGGTGTTATGGATATGTTGCGTTTCCATAAATTTACCATTGGCTGGGCTTGGGTGGCTGAATATGGTTCTTCCGAAAATGCGGCAGAATTTGCAACTTTATATGCTTATTCACCTTTGCATAATTTAAAACCGGGAACAGCTTATCCGGCTACGTTAATTACTACCGCAGATCATGATGATCGAGTAGTCCCTGCACACAGTTTTAAATTTGCTGCGGCTTTACAAGCAGCGCATAGTGGTAATGCACCTGTATTAATTAGAATTGAGACAAAAGCGGGACATGGTGCAGGTAAACCAACAGCAAAAATTATTGAAGAAGCAGCAGATAAGTGGGGTTTTTTAGTCAGGGTTTTGGAAGTTGAAGAGGGTGTTTGA
- a CDS encoding RNA-binding protein, whose amino-acid sequence MSIYVGNLSYEVTQDALSAVFAEYGSVKRVQLPTDRETGRLRGFGFVEMGSDAEEEKAIEALDGAEWMGRDLKVNKAKPKEDRGSFGGGGGGNRGGGGGNRGGGGGGGRY is encoded by the coding sequence ATGTCAATTTACGTTGGTAACCTCTCTTATGAAGTTACACAAGATGCCCTGAGTGCTGTTTTCGCAGAATACGGTTCTGTAAAACGCGTTCAACTTCCTACTGACCGTGAGACAGGTCGCTTGCGCGGCTTCGGTTTCGTAGAAATGGGTTCAGATGCTGAAGAAGAAAAAGCCATTGAAGCCCTTGATGGTGCTGAATGGATGGGTCGTGATTTGAAAGTGAATAAAGCTAAACCTAAGGAAGACAGAGGTTCTTTCGGTGGCGGCGGCGGTGGTAACCGTGGCGGCGGCGGTGGTAACCGTGGCGGCGGCGGCGGTGGCGGTCGTTACTAA
- a CDS encoding type II toxin-antitoxin system death-on-curing family toxin, which translates to MLFKHPLIEQAAAYLFHITNNHAFIDSNKRTAFDVMVTFLNLNDYELNMTPEEAYQLTIQVADDKVSKEELMDILRDCIIELF; encoded by the coding sequence ATACTTTTCAAACACCCTCTTATTGAACAAGCAGCAGCATATTTATTTCATATTACTAATAATCATGCTTTTATAGATAGTAATAAAAGAACTGCTTTTGATGTCATGGTAACATTTTTGAACTTAAATGATTATGAACTGAACATGACACCAGAAGAAGCATATCAATTAACAATACAAGTGGCTGATGATAAAGTGAGTAAAGAAGAATTGATGGATATATTGAGAGATTGTATTATCGAACTATTTTAA
- a CDS encoding LON peptidase substrate-binding domain-containing protein: MTSFSKIAVRELPLFPLPEVVLFPSRPLPLHIFEFRYRIMMNTILESDRRFGVLMIDPTTGTIANVGCCAEILHYQRLPDDRIKLLALGQQRFRVLEYVREKPYRVGLVEWIEDEPPVKDLRPLAAEVEQLLRDVVRLSAKLTEQEIELPNDLPDLPTELSYWIASNLYGVAPEQQALLEIQDTVARLEREAEILTSTRNHLAARSVLKDTFNDME; this comes from the coding sequence ATGACATCTTTTTCTAAAATTGCCGTGCGTGAATTACCTCTGTTCCCATTACCCGAAGTGGTTCTATTTCCTAGCAGACCATTACCCCTGCATATCTTTGAATTTCGTTACCGAATCATGATGAACACGATTTTGGAGAGCGATCGCCGATTTGGGGTATTGATGATTGATCCCACAACAGGGACAATTGCTAATGTTGGTTGTTGTGCGGAAATTCTTCATTATCAACGGCTACCTGATGACAGGATTAAGTTGTTGGCTTTAGGACAGCAAAGATTTCGGGTTTTAGAATATGTCCGCGAAAAGCCTTATCGCGTCGGCTTGGTAGAATGGATTGAAGACGAACCACCAGTTAAAGATTTACGTCCTTTAGCTGCTGAGGTAGAGCAACTATTGCGGGATGTTGTTCGGCTCTCAGCCAAGTTAACAGAACAAGAGATTGAACTACCCAATGATTTACCAGATTTACCCACAGAACTATCTTATTGGATAGCTAGTAATCTCTATGGTGTCGCTCCCGAACAGCAAGCATTATTAGAAATACAGGATACAGTTGCTCGTTTAGAACGAGAAGCGGAAATTCTCACTTCTACTCGTAATCATTTAGCAGCGCGTTCTGTGCTTAAAGATACGTTTAATGACATGGAATAA
- a CDS encoding DUF1036 domain-containing protein, giving the protein MRKLLSAFSIPLLAVGFFLAKPQEAKAWFKVCNDTGQDAHVAFAYPEGRTWYSEGWYVVSARTCQEVYPHELRNRTYYVHAQNYDGQTWGDDIRFCNYWVQFRRNFKMAQTKERRASCSPPNQDLMPFAEVNTGGDRNFTYRLTD; this is encoded by the coding sequence ATGCGTAAGTTGCTTTCTGCATTCAGCATCCCGCTTTTAGCTGTGGGATTTTTCTTAGCTAAACCTCAAGAAGCAAAAGCTTGGTTTAAAGTCTGTAATGATACAGGGCAAGATGCTCATGTTGCCTTTGCATATCCAGAAGGAAGAACATGGTACAGCGAAGGATGGTATGTCGTATCTGCGAGAACTTGTCAAGAAGTATATCCCCATGAACTACGCAATAGAACTTATTATGTTCATGCACAAAACTATGATGGTCAAACATGGGGGGACGATATAAGGTTCTGCAATTATTGGGTGCAGTTTCGCAGAAATTTTAAAATGGCACAAACTAAAGAACGCCGTGCAAGCTGCTCTCCTCCTAATCAAGATTTAATGCCTTTTGCTGAAGTAAACACAGGCGGCGATCGCAACTTTACATACCGTTTAACAGATTAA
- a CDS encoding Uma2 family endonuclease yields the protein MIDNGLRLGWLINPQNQQVEIYRLGKPVEIVQLPILLSGEEVLPGFELQF from the coding sequence ATGATAGATAATGGTTTGCGTTTGGGTTGGTTAATTAATCCCCAAAATCAACAAGTGGAAATCTACCGACTAGGAAAACCTGTAGAAATTGTCCAACTTCCCATATTACTTTCTGGAGAAGAAGTATTACCAGGATTTGAATTGCAATTTTAG
- a CDS encoding Uma2 family endonuclease: protein MLQALPKIVTFAEFIEWLPDKGRYELHDGVIVEMNPPVGFHEDIICFLAERITAEYLRLNLPYGIPKTTFVKTPGSESSYLPDVLVINRNILATDPNWRKSAVISEPDSIPLVIEVVSTNWQDDYYKKLGDYERLGILEYWIVDYLALGSKRFIGSPKQPTISIHQLTDGEYQVSQFTGSELIVSSTFPELKLTAERIFKAGNID, encoded by the coding sequence ATGCTTCAAGCCTTACCAAAAATAGTAACTTTTGCAGAATTTATAGAATGGCTACCTGATAAGGGACGCTATGAATTACATGATGGAGTGATTGTTGAAATGAATCCACCAGTAGGTTTTCATGAGGATATTATTTGTTTTTTAGCTGAGAGAATCACGGCTGAGTATTTACGGTTGAATTTACCGTATGGAATCCCAAAAACCACTTTTGTTAAAACACCAGGAAGCGAATCCAGCTATTTACCAGATGTGTTAGTAATCAATAGAAACATTCTAGCAACTGACCCAAACTGGAGAAAATCAGCAGTAATTTCTGAACCTGATTCTATTCCTTTAGTTATTGAAGTTGTGAGTACAAATTGGCAAGATGACTATTATAAAAAGCTGGGAGATTACGAAAGATTAGGTATTCTTGAATATTGGATTGTGGATTATTTAGCACTGGGAAGTAAAAGGTTTATTGGTAGTCCTAAACAACCAACTATTTCTATTCATCAACTGACAGATGGAGAATACCAAGTTAGTCAATTTACAGGTAGTGAATTGATAGTATCATCAACTTTCCCAGAATTAAAGTTGACTGCGGAACGAATTTTTAAAGCTGGTAATATTGATTAA
- a CDS encoding antitoxin: protein MKPEYDFSKMQKRPNPFAKQLKEQVTIPLGIDVIEYFETMAKEEGISYQELINLYLQDCVVSRRKLSLK from the coding sequence ATGAAACCAGAATATGATTTCTCAAAAATGCAAAAAAGACCTAATCCTTTTGCTAAACAGTTAAAAGAACAAGTCACTATTCCTTTAGGAATTGATGTGATTGAATATTTTGAAACGATGGCTAAAGAAGAAGGTATATCTTATCAAGAATTAATTAATCTTTATTTACAAGATTGTGTAGTTTCGAGGAGAAAATTATCTTTAAAATAA
- the tuf gene encoding elongation factor Tu yields the protein MARAKFERTKPHVNIGTVGHVDHGKTTLTAAITMTLAANGQAIGKGYDQIDNAPEEKARGITINTAHVEYETGSRHYAHVDCPGHADYVKNMITGAAQMDGGILVVAATDGPMPQTREHILLAKQVGVPSLVVFLNKQDMMDDEELMELVELELRELLTAYDFPGDDIPIIKGSGLKALEAMTANPKTQRGENEWVDKIYELMDAVDASIPTPERDVDKPFLMAVEDVFTITGRGTVATGRIERGIVKVGDAVELVGIRDTKTTAVTGIEMFKKSLEQGMAGDNAGVLLRGLKKEDIERGMVIAKPGTIKPHTEFEGEVYVLTEKEGGRKTPFFSGYRPQFYVRTTDVTGTIKTFTDREDNEVEMVMPGDNIKVTVELINAIAIEQGMRFAIREGGRTIGAGVVAKILK from the coding sequence ATGGCACGCGCAAAGTTTGAAAGAACTAAACCTCACGTTAATATCGGTACTGTTGGTCACGTTGACCACGGCAAAACTACTTTAACAGCAGCTATTACCATGACCTTGGCCGCTAATGGTCAAGCAATAGGTAAGGGTTACGACCAAATTGATAATGCTCCTGAAGAAAAAGCTCGGGGTATTACAATCAATACCGCTCACGTTGAGTATGAGACAGGCAGCCGTCACTATGCTCACGTAGATTGTCCTGGACACGCTGACTATGTGAAAAACATGATCACAGGTGCAGCACAAATGGATGGAGGTATCCTGGTAGTTGCGGCTACGGATGGTCCTATGCCCCAAACTCGTGAACACATCCTCTTGGCAAAACAAGTGGGTGTTCCTAGTCTTGTCGTCTTCTTGAACAAACAAGATATGATGGACGATGAAGAGTTGATGGAATTGGTAGAACTAGAACTACGCGAACTACTGACCGCTTATGATTTCCCCGGTGATGATATTCCCATTATCAAAGGTTCCGGTCTGAAAGCTCTCGAAGCCATGACCGCTAATCCCAAAACTCAGCGCGGCGAAAATGAGTGGGTAGACAAAATCTATGAGTTGATGGATGCTGTAGATGCTTCTATTCCTACTCCTGAACGGGATGTGGATAAACCATTCTTGATGGCTGTGGAAGATGTGTTCACCATCACAGGTCGTGGGACTGTGGCTACTGGACGGATCGAACGCGGTATTGTTAAGGTTGGTGATGCTGTTGAGCTAGTTGGGATTAGAGATACCAAGACTACCGCAGTCACTGGGATTGAAATGTTCAAAAAGAGCCTTGAGCAAGGTATGGCTGGGGATAATGCAGGCGTACTACTACGTGGTCTCAAAAAAGAAGATATTGAGCGCGGTATGGTAATTGCCAAACCTGGGACAATTAAACCTCACACTGAGTTTGAAGGCGAAGTTTACGTTTTAACTGAGAAAGAAGGTGGACGGAAAACACCATTTTTCTCCGGTTATCGTCCTCAGTTCTATGTGCGGACAACTGATGTAACTGGTACAATCAAAACCTTTACCGATAGGGAAGATAACGAGGTGGAAATGGTTATGCCTGGCGATAATATCAAAGTTACAGTAGAATTGATCAACGCAATTGCGATTGAACAAGGTATGCGCTTCGCTATTCGTGAAGGTGGACGCACTATTGGTGCTGGCGTTGTCGCTAAAATCTTGAAATAA
- a CDS encoding phycobiliprotein lyase: MKASLKLLQTADERQIAAFFQESVGEWRSERRYYTLPQGETKEMESIITIRFLEQGCEELEKLAQIHDLVDLQSLTCGAEVSWQSTDIIKARQESQGLTLFGALGNILYRDRGFATSKPVTADYYLSNPQTLCLRTEYNNSVFEEEIKLIGRKYRTRQSIISRAGEQLMIGQYLEKRI, encoded by the coding sequence GTGAAAGCATCCCTCAAACTGCTTCAAACGGCTGATGAACGGCAGATTGCCGCGTTTTTTCAGGAATCCGTAGGTGAATGGCGTTCTGAACGGCGTTACTACACCCTACCCCAGGGAGAAACTAAGGAAATGGAAAGTATTATCACTATCCGATTTTTAGAACAGGGGTGTGAAGAGTTAGAAAAATTAGCCCAAATCCATGATTTAGTTGATTTGCAAAGTTTAACCTGTGGTGCTGAAGTATCTTGGCAAAGCACTGATATAATTAAAGCTAGACAAGAATCTCAAGGTTTAACGCTGTTTGGGGCTTTAGGCAATATATTATATAGAGATCGGGGTTTTGCCACTTCTAAACCAGTTACAGCAGATTATTATTTATCAAATCCTCAAACTCTGTGTTTGCGAACTGAATATAATAATTCGGTGTTTGAGGAAGAAATCAAACTTATTGGTCGTAAATATCGGACTCGACAAAGCATTATTTCCCGTGCCGGCGAACAATTAATGATTGGCCAATACTTGGAAAAGCGAATATAA
- the rpsJ gene encoding 30S ribosomal protein S10, giving the protein MATLQQQKIRIRLKAFDRRLLDTSCEKIVETANRTNATAIGPIPLPTKRKIYCVLRSPHVDKDSREHFETRTHRRIIDIYQPSSKTIDALMKLDLPSGVDIEVKL; this is encoded by the coding sequence ATGGCAACTCTACAGCAGCAGAAGATTAGAATTCGTTTAAAAGCATTTGATAGACGTTTGTTAGATACATCTTGCGAGAAGATTGTAGAAACCGCTAACCGTACTAACGCTACAGCTATCGGACCAATTCCTTTACCAACAAAACGGAAGATATATTGCGTACTGCGATCGCCTCACGTAGATAAGGATTCCCGCGAACACTTTGAAACCCGCACCCATCGCCGGATTATTGACATTTACCAGCCTTCTTCTAAAACTATTGATGCACTCATGAAGTTAGATTTGCCTTCTGGTGTAGATATTGAAGTCAAATTGTAA
- a CDS encoding diflavin flavoprotein yields the protein MSETKPRDVQILPIGTDTIVLRSRSWARLRFEIEYALAKGTTANSYLIQGDKNALLDPPGETFTEIYLQALQQRFDVKKLDYVILGHINPNRAATLKALLAIAPQITFVCSNPGAINLRTALEKDDLSILVMRGEDTLDLGKGHHLQFIPTPNPRYADELCTWDPQTEILFSDKLFGAHICSDQVFDEGWEVFNEDRRYYFDCLMAPHAKQIETALEKLADLPVRMYATGHGPMVRYGLIDITQGYREWTKQQTSADMTVALIYASAYGNTATLAQAIARGITKAGVSVESINCEFTEPEEIKAAIEKSAGFVIGSPTLGGHAPTPVQTALGIVLSTATNNKLAGVFGSFGWSGEAVDLIESKLKDAGYRFGFDTIRVKFKPNEVTLQTCEEAGTDFAQALKRAAKKSVVAKQPASNVEQAVGRIVGSISVVTATQGEVKTGMLASWITQASFNPPGLTIAVAKDRAMENMTHTDNKFVVNILAEGREIRKHFMKVYVPGQDRFAGLETQEANNGGIILSGALAYLECSVQSRMEAGDHWLVYATIDDGKVLNQDAVTAVHYRKSASHY from the coding sequence ATGTCAGAAACCAAACCCCGTGACGTGCAAATATTGCCCATTGGTACAGATACTATTGTATTGCGATCGCGCAGTTGGGCAAGATTAAGATTTGAAATTGAATATGCTTTAGCTAAGGGAACAACGGCTAATTCTTATCTCATCCAAGGTGATAAAAATGCCCTGCTTGACCCTCCTGGCGAAACTTTTACCGAAATTTATCTCCAAGCTTTACAACAGCGGTTTGATGTTAAAAAATTAGACTATGTAATCTTAGGTCACATTAACCCCAACCGCGCCGCGACATTAAAAGCCTTACTCGCAATTGCTCCGCAAATTACCTTTGTTTGTTCTAACCCAGGAGCGATAAATTTACGGACTGCGTTGGAAAAAGACGATTTATCAATTTTGGTTATGCGGGGGGAAGATACCCTCGATTTAGGAAAGGGACATCATTTACAATTTATTCCCACACCTAACCCCCGTTACGCTGACGAACTTTGTACCTGGGACCCACAAACAGAAATTTTGTTTTCTGATAAATTATTTGGGGCGCATATTTGCTCAGATCAGGTTTTTGATGAAGGTTGGGAAGTATTTAACGAAGATAGACGCTATTATTTTGACTGTTTAATGGCACCTCACGCCAAACAAATCGAAACCGCTTTAGAGAAGTTGGCAGATTTACCTGTACGAATGTACGCTACTGGTCATGGGCCAATGGTGCGCTATGGTTTAATAGACATTACCCAAGGCTATCGGGAATGGACTAAGCAGCAAACTTCCGCTGATATGACTGTGGCTTTAATTTATGCTTCTGCCTATGGCAATACTGCAACTTTAGCACAGGCGATCGCTCGCGGTATCACTAAAGCAGGTGTCAGTGTCGAATCTATCAATTGCGAATTTACCGAACCTGAAGAAATCAAAGCCGCAATTGAAAAATCTGCCGGTTTTGTGATTGGTTCTCCCACTTTAGGAGGACACGCACCCACCCCAGTGCAAACAGCTTTAGGAATTGTCCTCTCTACCGCTACTAACAATAAATTAGCTGGTGTGTTTGGTTCTTTTGGTTGGAGTGGAGAAGCGGTTGATTTAATCGAAAGCAAACTCAAAGACGCAGGTTACAGATTTGGTTTTGACACAATTCGCGTCAAATTCAAACCCAATGAAGTCACCCTGCAAACCTGTGAAGAAGCGGGAACAGATTTTGCTCAAGCTTTGAAACGCGCTGCAAAAAAATCTGTTGTCGCTAAACAACCTGCAAGTAATGTAGAACAAGCTGTAGGGCGGATTGTTGGTTCTATATCTGTGGTTACAGCGACTCAAGGAGAAGTGAAAACGGGAATGTTAGCCTCTTGGATAACACAAGCCAGCTTTAATCCTCCTGGTTTAACCATTGCGGTAGCTAAAGACCGGGCCATGGAAAACATGACTCACACAGATAACAAATTTGTAGTTAATATCTTGGCAGAAGGTCGGGAAATACGCAAGCATTTTATGAAAGTCTACGTCCCTGGACAAGATAGATTTGCTGGTTTAGAAACTCAAGAAGCCAATAATGGCGGGATTATTCTTAGTGGTGCTTTAGCTTATCTAGAGTGTTCTGTCCAAAGTCGCATGGAAGCCGGTGATCATTGGTTGGTTTATGCCACTATTGATGATGGTAAAGTCTTAAATCAAGATGCTGTTACAGCAGTACATTATCGCAAATCCGCGAGTCATTATTAA
- a CDS encoding endonuclease domain-containing protein, with product MKQDQNPNSCPPSSLAGRGLGGGVSWQSPPEVWEKLKPLARQMRTEPTLAEKQLWQKLKNKQLLGFKFRRQQVIDRFIVDFYCHEVKLVIEVDGEIHNYTQAEDSIRQEFLESLGLRVVRFKNEDVLLRIEGVLAEIGRWLQ from the coding sequence ATGAAACAAGATCAAAATCCTAACTCTTGTCCCCCCTCCTCGCTTGCGGGGAGGGGGTTAGGGGGTGGGGTTTCTTGGCAATCTCCACCTGAAGTCTGGGAAAAACTCAAGCCTTTAGCCCGACAGATGCGGACTGAACCCACATTAGCAGAAAAGCAACTGTGGCAAAAATTAAAAAATAAGCAACTCCTGGGTTTTAAGTTTCGTCGTCAGCAGGTTATTGACAGATTTATAGTTGACTTTTATTGCCATGAAGTCAAATTAGTAATTGAAGTTGATGGAGAAATTCACAATTACACTCAAGCAGAAGATTCTATTCGACAAGAGTTTTTAGAGTCTTTGGGTTTACGGGTAGTTAGGTTTAAGAATGAGGATGTTTTGTTAAGGATAGAGGGTGTTTTAGCAGAAATTGGGCGTTGGTTGCAATAA